In bacterium, a genomic segment contains:
- a CDS encoding MFS transporter → MKAPSQLTHDPYGAWRSPAYRLFSAGWLALTMAGQIETVAVGIHLYAQTQTVMALGWMGLVKALPVMLLSIVAGQLADRFNRQKLIIMTQTAVVVASAGLLMLALGKAPAQWFYVCLLLSSIGQALGTPARSAILSQLVPVSLFSNAMAWNTSLYRVGSMVGPVLGGLLLGLDDYTPPALALAFLLRGGGLLAIVRLKLQGQVRKAVDSSLQGMLEGIRFVRNNKIILATITLDMFAMMVGGATYLLPLFARDVLHVGGLGLGFLRAAEALGAIAMAMTIAHMPPIRNAGRAMLWAVALFGAATIMFGISQWFWLSMVAMFLVGASDNISVIVRHTLVQVLTPDHMRGRVSAVNTVFIVVSDDLGGFESGVSARAFDLMTSGLGWVAPGISSRIAGAVGSVVFGGVGAVAAVIGCARRWPEVLRLGSLRDIRPAESVIVQERAIEEGALR, encoded by the coding sequence ATGAAGGCTCCATCGCAACTAACACACGACCCCTATGGCGCTTGGCGCAGTCCTGCCTACCGTCTTTTCTCTGCTGGCTGGCTGGCGTTGACAATGGCCGGTCAGATTGAGACGGTGGCGGTGGGGATTCATCTCTATGCTCAAACCCAGACGGTCATGGCGCTTGGATGGATGGGGTTGGTCAAAGCGTTGCCCGTGATGTTACTCTCCATTGTTGCCGGGCAACTGGCAGATCGGTTCAATCGGCAAAAATTGATCATCATGACCCAGACGGCTGTAGTGGTGGCGTCAGCCGGGCTGTTGATGTTGGCTTTGGGGAAGGCGCCTGCTCAATGGTTCTATGTGTGTTTATTACTGAGTTCGATTGGGCAGGCACTGGGGACACCGGCGCGCTCCGCCATACTATCGCAGCTTGTTCCGGTTTCCCTTTTCAGTAATGCCATGGCCTGGAATACCAGTTTGTACCGGGTCGGCTCCATGGTGGGCCCTGTGCTGGGTGGGTTACTGTTGGGGCTTGATGACTATACGCCGCCCGCCTTGGCGCTGGCCTTTCTATTGCGCGGGGGAGGGCTGCTGGCCATTGTCCGATTGAAATTACAGGGTCAGGTTCGCAAGGCAGTGGATAGTTCGCTGCAGGGAATGCTGGAGGGGATCCGTTTTGTGCGGAATAACAAGATCATTCTGGCCACAATCACCCTGGATATGTTTGCGATGATGGTGGGCGGGGCGACCTATTTGCTGCCCCTTTTCGCCAGGGATGTTTTGCATGTCGGGGGGCTTGGGTTGGGCTTTCTGCGCGCGGCGGAAGCATTGGGTGCGATTGCGATGGCTATGACGATCGCACATATGCCGCCTATTCGGAATGCCGGGCGCGCGATGCTTTGGGCCGTGGCCTTGTTTGGAGCGGCCACAATTATGTTTGGGATTTCGCAGTGGTTCTGGCTCTCAATGGTCGCCATGTTTCTGGTGGGAGCCAGCGATAATATCAGCGTTATTGTCCGGCACACGTTAGTGCAGGTATTGACGCCCGATCATATGCGAGGGAGGGTATCGGCGGTGAATACTGTGTTTATCGTGGTGTCCGACGATTTAGGAGGGTTTGAGTCGGGGGTCAGTGCGCGGGCCTTCGATCTCATGACCTCAGGGCTGGGTTGGGTGGCTCCCGGAATATCCTCACGTATTGCCGGGGCAGTGGGGTCGGTTGTTTTTGGTGGCGTCGGGGCGGTAGCCGCCGTCATTGGTTGCGCCCGACGCTGGCCCGAAGTATTGCGACTGGGTTCGCTTCGTGACATCCGTCCTGCGGAAAGTGTCATTGTGCAAGAACGTGCGATTGAAGAAGGGGCGCTGAGATAA
- a CDS encoding cation diffusion facilitator family transporter: MQSGSADLHKRKAGVAALSILSNATLVVLKLLVGLLIGSVSVLSEAIHSAVDLVASVIAFLSVRTSAKPADVRHPFGHGKYENLSGAIEALLIFLAAIWIIFEAVHKLIAPQPLEKAGIGVIVMSVSAITNWLISRRLFRIGRETDSIALQADAWHLRTDVYTSLGVMAGLGIIWSGYWVVPTWNLNWVDPVAALCVAILILKAAWDLTAESVKDLLDARLPDEEEAWIINYIRELRPLVQGVHDLRTRKGGAMRFVEFHLIVPESMTVAEAHAISDKIEEAITARYPATHVTTHIEPCRQPCPETCLPGCFLTEEERKGV; the protein is encoded by the coding sequence ATGCAGTCAGGTTCCGCAGACCTACACAAGCGCAAGGCAGGAGTAGCCGCGCTTTCGATCCTTTCTAATGCCACTCTCGTGGTGCTTAAGCTGCTTGTCGGCTTACTGATAGGTTCCGTATCCGTTCTTTCCGAGGCTATTCATTCGGCCGTTGATCTTGTCGCCTCTGTGATCGCCTTCCTCTCTGTTCGCACTTCGGCGAAGCCTGCTGACGTGCGCCATCCCTTCGGACATGGAAAATACGAGAACCTCTCAGGAGCTATTGAGGCACTTCTCATCTTTCTTGCCGCCATCTGGATCATTTTCGAAGCTGTTCATAAACTGATTGCCCCCCAACCTCTTGAGAAGGCAGGCATCGGCGTGATCGTCATGTCGGTCTCGGCCATCACCAACTGGTTGATTTCCCGACGACTCTTCAGAATTGGAAGGGAGACGGATTCCATCGCCCTGCAGGCGGACGCCTGGCATCTCCGAACCGATGTCTACACCTCCCTTGGTGTCATGGCCGGACTAGGCATCATTTGGAGCGGATACTGGGTGGTTCCAACATGGAATCTCAACTGGGTGGATCCGGTGGCCGCCCTCTGTGTGGCTATTTTAATCCTGAAGGCCGCCTGGGATCTGACCGCCGAGTCAGTAAAGGATTTATTAGATGCCCGTCTTCCGGATGAGGAAGAAGCGTGGATTATTAATTATATCAGAGAGTTGCGCCCTTTAGTCCAAGGCGTGCATGACCTCCGAACCCGTAAGGGGGGGGCCATGAGGTTCGTGGAATTTCACCTCATTGTTCCAGAATCCATGACGGTGGCCGAGGCTCATGCCATCAGCGATAAAATCGAGGAGGCCATCACCGCCCGATACCCCGCCACGCATGTGACCACTCACATCGAGCCTTGCCGCCAGCCTTGCCCTGAAACATGCCTTCCAGGATGTTTTTTGACAGAGGAGGAGAGAAAAGGAGTCTAG